GTGGGGCCGCCGATGTCGATGTTCTCGATGGCATCTTCCAGGGTGCAGGAAGGGTTCGCCACGGTGGCCTCGAAGGGATATAGGTTCACCACGACCATATCGATGGGAGGGATGCCGTGCTCCTTCATGGTTGCCACGTGCTCGGGATTGGACCTCATCCCGAGAAGCCCTCCGTGGACCTTCGGATGGAGGGTTTTCACCCGCCCGTCCAGCATTTCGGGGAAACCGGTGTGCTCGGATACGTCCTTCACCACCAAGCCGGCATCCCTCAACAGCTTTGCGGTGCCGCCGGTGGAAAGAATCTCGACGCCGTAACCGGCCAGTTCCCTGGCGAACTCGACGATGCCGGACTTGTCGGATAGGCTTATGAGTGCCCGCGTGATTTTTGCCATGGTTTGCATACTCCTTGAAAACAAATTAGCCACAGAGACACTGAGGCACTGAGAAAGCCAAAACCGTTTAACAGAGGGTGTTCAGAATGTTGTCAGGATGGACATCAGGCCATCTTTCCCCGGCCCCGAAACATATTCCCCGGCTTGCGTTTATTGCTTTTTCTCTGTGCTCTGCGTCTCCGTGGCGGATGTCCAACGAAATTGAGGGAAATTGATCTGCTGCAGAAAGTGTTTCTCGAAGGCGGGGGTGCCGGAAAGAGGTATTACGCGGACCTTTTCCGCAAGATGGTTAACCGCCGCGAACCCGCCGGGTGCAAGGAGCGCCCGCTCGACACCGCGAAGCGTCCCTTCCCGCACGAAACTCGTTGTTTGTACCATGTTTTCCGTTAAGATTCCAACGCTTTTTAGGGTGGCCGGATCGAGAACCGCGCCAAACGAGCCGGTCAGGACCACGCCCGCCACATCCCCGCCGCCGACGCCCGCCCGCTCCAACAGAACCTCCATCCCGGCACGGATTGCCCCCTTGGCCAGTTGCACCTGACGGATGTCCCCCTGGGAGAGCCGTACCGTTCGCGCGGCATCGCGGTGGAGCACAAAGGAAAGCTCCTCTCCCACGGTCATCACCCGGTTTCCGAGGCCCGACGGAATTTCCTCGGGAGGGAGCAGCCGGCCGGTCTGATCGATGATCCCCTGACCGAGGAGGAGCGCAATCGTCGCAAGAACTCCGGAGCCGCAGATGCCGGCCGCAGGCTTCACTCCTATGGTGGTGAGGAGCAGCCGCTCCCCTTCCAGGGCCACCCCGCTGATGGCTCCGGGAAGCGCCGCCATGCCGCATGAAAGATTCCCCCCCTCGAAGGCGGGGCCGGCCGCGGCGGACGTTGCGACAAGCTTGCCGCCGAACGCCAGGGCGATCTCGCCGTTGGTCCCCAGGTCCAGATAGAGACAGGGACCGGGGACCGGGGACCGGGGACCGGAAACACCATGGAGGAACGCCACGGTATCCCCGCCGACAAAGCCGCCGGGGAGGGGGAAGAGGAACACTTCCGCCGGAAGGTCCCAGCCCAGTTCGGGGGCAGGAACGGTTTTGCCGGCGGCGAAGAGGGGACGATAGGGGGGGAACGCGAGGGAGTTGACCGGAAGTTCCAGCAGAAGATGCTCCATGGCAGGGTTGCCGGCTACCGCCATGGCGGCAAGATGCTCCGGCAATTTCCCGGCGTCGTCCAGAAGCCCATGGGCAAGGCGGCAGATCTCCCCGCGAACAAGTTCGGCCATCAGGCGCCGGGCGTCATCGGAGCGGCAGGCGGCATCGAGCCGCGAGACCACGTCGGCTCCGAACTCCCTCTGGGGATTGAGACTGCCGGCAACGGCCAGCCTCTCGCCGGTCACGGCATCGAGGAGCGAGGCGGCGAGGGTCGTGGTGCCGAGATCAACGGCAATGACAAGCCGTTCAGACGATGACAACGGCGTGGTCCCGCCGGGGGAGAACGTCCCCGACAGCGACGGCAAACAGGCCACGACCCGCTGCCGCCAAGAGGAAAGCGGAGGCGGATTCAGGGGCAAGAGCCATGAGAAGCCCCCCGGAGGTCTGGGGATCGAAGAGGGGAAGCATCCGGTCGTCTGCACCGGCAGGGAACGAGACAAAGGAAGCATAATGGTCACGGTTGCGGTAACAACCCGCCGGCACGAGGCCGTCAGAGGCCAGATCCATGACCCCCTGCATCAGCGGTACCCTGTCGAGTCCGATTTCGAGGGTTACCCCGGCTCCCCTGGCCATCTCGCAGGCATGGCCCACAAGGCCGAAACCGGTGACGTCGGTGCAGGCGGACGCCCCGCACTCCAGCATGAGCTCCGCGGCCCCGGCATTCAACG
The nucleotide sequence above comes from Geobacter benzoatilyticus. Encoded proteins:
- a CDS encoding ASKHA domain-containing protein codes for the protein MSSSERLVIAVDLGTTTLAASLLDAVTGERLAVAGSLNPQREFGADVVSRLDAACRSDDARRLMAELVRGEICRLAHGLLDDAGKLPEHLAAMAVAGNPAMEHLLLELPVNSLAFPPYRPLFAAGKTVPAPELGWDLPAEVFLFPLPGGFVGGDTVAFLHGVSGPRSPVPGPCLYLDLGTNGEIALAFGGKLVATSAAAGPAFEGGNLSCGMAALPGAISGVALEGERLLLTTIGVKPAAGICGSGVLATIALLLGQGIIDQTGRLLPPEEIPSGLGNRVMTVGEELSFVLHRDAARTVRLSQGDIRQVQLAKGAIRAGMEVLLERAGVGGGDVAGVVLTGSFGAVLDPATLKSVGILTENMVQTTSFVREGTLRGVERALLAPGGFAAVNHLAEKVRVIPLSGTPAFEKHFLQQINFPQFRWTSATETQSTEKKQ